The following nucleotide sequence is from Borrelia sp. A-FGy1.
AGCACCTCTCCAAGCACTCTCATTAAAAGATTTATCATCAAAATGACCATCAATTAACATAGAAATTTTAGAAAAAACTCCTACATTATTAGAATTAGAACATGACAAGAAAAAAGTGAATAAAATTAAAAACAACCCTCCCATTATATTCCCCCTAAAATAAAACTAATTAAAAGTTTATAATTTTGATTTAAATAAATCAAATTCATATTTAGTAGAAGGAACAATAACTTTCTTTTCAATTATATTATTTTGAAGCTTGACTAAATCATCAACCAATTTATCACCAATAATATTAGGATCCTTAACAATATCTATGACACCTTCCTTAATTCCTTGCTCAATGACATGCCCCCCTTCAAATCTTTTATTTTTAATAGCATATGATGAAAGATTATAAATTACCTTCCCTATGTCCTTAATTACAGAAGTAATAACATTTTGAGCAGCAAGATATGATTGATCTTGATTAATTCCTATTACATAACGCCCAGTGCCAAGTTCCTTTACAGCATCAAAAACACCAATAGAAGCAAACCCTGCTACAGGGAAAATAACGTCAACACCATCATCAACATACATATGCTTAGCAACAAGCTTACTAGCACTCTTGTCAAAAATATTGAAAAGCCTCTTTGCAATTACTATTGCCCTAGGATTCGCATAAAAAGCTCCTGCTTTAAATCCAACTAAAAAATTTTCAACATATTCAACCTTAGGCCCACTTAAAAACCCAATTTTATTACGCCTGCTCATCTTAGCAGCAACATAACCAGCTAAAAACGCTCCTTCTTGAGATCTAAAC
It contains:
- a CDS encoding BMP family protein — its product is MCKNLCFVILSSLLLISCTKSETSSSLSSGKKVIMGIVAETDFNDKGYFQSAFDGAMKVRDEFGIKLIKKVLTPYPIKGKENMTEDEALTKDIYDLQKEGANFIWMIGTRYSDLSIRFSYENPSIFYGIIDSFDYSASEIRVPKNSLGVRFRSQEGAFLAGYVAAKMSRRNKIGFLSGPKVEYVENFLVGFKAGAFYANPRAIVIAKRLFNIFDKSASKLVAKHMYVDDGVDVIFPVAGFASIGVFDAVKELGTGRYVIGINQDQSYLAAQNVITSVIKDIGKVIYNLSSYAIKNKRFEGGHVIEQGIKEGVIDIVKDPNIIGDKLVDDLVKLQNNIIEKKVIVPSTKYEFDLFKSKL